One segment of Streptomyces sp. YIM 121038 DNA contains the following:
- a CDS encoding helix-turn-helix domain-containing protein — MTAETSQTLDRGLRVLKLLADTDHGLTVTELSNKLGVNRTVVYRLLATLEQHALVRRDLGGRARVGLGVLRLGRQVHPLVREAALPALRSLAEDIGATAHLTLVDGTEALAVAVVEPTWTDYHVAYRTGFRHPLDRGAAGKAILAARQGHITDPGYALTHGELEAGASGAAAPLVGVTGLEGSVGVVMLADSVPERVGPRVVDAAREVAEALR; from the coding sequence GTGACCGCGGAGACATCTCAGACGCTCGACCGAGGACTGCGCGTCCTCAAGCTGCTCGCCGACACCGACCACGGCCTGACCGTCACCGAGCTGTCCAACAAGCTCGGCGTCAACCGGACCGTCGTGTACCGGCTCCTCGCCACCCTTGAGCAACACGCCCTCGTGCGCCGCGACTTGGGTGGCCGGGCCCGGGTGGGCCTCGGCGTCCTGCGGCTCGGCCGCCAGGTGCACCCACTGGTGCGCGAGGCCGCGCTGCCCGCCCTGCGCTCCCTCGCCGAGGACATAGGGGCCACGGCCCACCTGACCCTGGTCGACGGCACGGAGGCGCTCGCCGTCGCCGTGGTCGAGCCGACGTGGACCGACTACCACGTGGCGTACCGGACCGGGTTCCGCCACCCCCTGGACCGGGGCGCCGCGGGCAAGGCCATCCTCGCCGCCCGGCAGGGGCACATCACCGACCCCGGGTACGCGCTCACCCACGGCGAACTGGAGGCCGGGGCCAGCGGCGCCGCCGCCCCCCTGGTCGGCGTGACCGGCCTGGAGGGCAGCGTGGGCGTGGTCATGCTCGCGGACTCGGTGCCGGAGCGGGTGGGCCCGCGGGTGGTGGACGCGGCCCGCGAGGTGGCCGAGGCGCTGCGCTGA
- a CDS encoding S16 family serine protease, which yields MLSRLAQLSRPKVLAVAATPVVALLAVAAFAPLPFAVAQPGGTADVLGEYEGKPVLTVSGAATRKTEGQLRMTTIVATGPRMTVRLGDVIDGWFRTDRAVMPKDSVYPDGDDEKKVEERNLGDMRESQDDATKAALRYLRADGVDGTDKVKVNADLGKIGGPSAGLFLALGIIDKLDGNGSGGDLTGGRTIAGTGTIKANGKVGAVGGVSLKTQAAARDGATVFLVPKAECSDAEAEKPKGLQLVPVTTLSGTVDALRALQKGEKVPSC from the coding sequence GTGCTGTCTCGTCTCGCTCAGCTGAGCCGCCCCAAGGTCCTCGCCGTCGCCGCGACGCCCGTCGTCGCTCTGCTCGCGGTTGCCGCCTTCGCCCCGCTCCCCTTTGCCGTCGCGCAGCCCGGCGGCACCGCCGACGTGCTGGGGGAGTACGAGGGCAAGCCGGTGCTCACGGTCTCCGGGGCGGCCACCCGGAAGACCGAGGGGCAGCTGCGGATGACGACGATCGTGGCGACGGGGCCGCGGATGACCGTGCGCCTCGGCGACGTGATCGACGGCTGGTTCCGCACGGACCGGGCCGTGATGCCCAAGGACTCGGTCTATCCGGACGGCGACGACGAGAAGAAGGTCGAGGAGCGCAACCTCGGCGACATGCGCGAGTCGCAGGACGACGCCACGAAGGCGGCGCTGCGCTATCTGCGGGCGGACGGCGTGGACGGCACCGACAAGGTCAAGGTCAACGCCGACCTGGGCAAGATCGGCGGGCCGAGCGCCGGGCTCTTCCTCGCGCTCGGCATCATCGACAAGCTGGACGGCAACGGCAGCGGCGGCGATCTGACGGGCGGCCGCACGATCGCCGGAACCGGCACGATCAAGGCGAACGGCAAGGTGGGCGCCGTCGGCGGCGTCTCCCTGAAGACGCAGGCCGCGGCCCGTGACGGCGCCACCGTCTTCCTCGTACCGAAGGCCGAGTGCTCGGACGCCGAGGCGGAGAAGCCGAAGGGGCTTCAGCTGGTCCCGGTCACCACGCTGTCCGGTACGGTCGACGCGCTGCGGGCCCTGCAGAAGGGCGAGAAGGTTCCGAGCTGCTGA